A part of Geotrypetes seraphini chromosome 9, aGeoSer1.1, whole genome shotgun sequence genomic DNA contains:
- the PFKFB3 gene encoding 6-phosphofructo-2-kinase/fructose-2,6-bisphosphatase 3 isoform X3: MAFRRACGPQLTNSPTVIVMVGLPARGKTYISKKLTRYLNWVGVPTKVFNVGEYRREAVKHYSSYDFFRPDNEEAMKVRKQCALSALRDVKLYLTEEGGQNAVFDATNTTRERREMVVNFAKENGFKVFFIESVCNDPNVVASNIMEVKLSSPDYRDCDSTDALEDFMKRIHCYKSSYQPLDPDNYDRDLSLIKVTDVGRRFLVNRVQDHIQSRIVYYLMNIHVQPRTIYLCRHGESESNLSGHIGGDSGLSNRGKKFSAALKKFVEEQNLKDLKVWTSQLKRTIQTAEALKLPYEQWKALNEIDAGICEEMTYEEIKEAHPEEFALRDHDKYYYRYPSGESYQDLVQRLEPVIMELERQENVLVISHQATMRCLLAYFLDKSADEMPYLKCPLHTVLKLTPVAYGCRVESISLNVEAVNTHRERLEETKKSPNPLMRRNSITPFASPEPTKKLRINSCEEHVASDAVGLPVCLSEEAPIASPLPAQIVRASRNGPDNSGTCSQLTS, translated from the exons CTTGTGGGCCGCAGCTCACCAACTCCCCCACTGTGATTGTCATGGTTGGCCTGCCTGCGCGTGGGAAGACCTATATCTCCAAGAAATTGACACGCTACCTTAACTGGGTTGGCGTCCCGACCAAAG TTTTCAATGTAGGGGAATATCGCCGGGAAGCTGTGAAGCACTATAGTTCCTATGACTTCTTCCGCCCAGACAATGAAGAGGCCATGAAAGTAAGAAA ACAATGTGCCTTATCTGCCTTGAGAGATGTGAAGTTGTACCTGACGGAAGAAGGCGGCCAGAATGCA GTCTTCGATGCCACAAACACAaccagggagaggagagaaatggttGTTAACTTTGCCAAAGAGAACGGATTCAAG GTGTTCTTCATAGAGTCCGTTTGCAATGACCCAAATGTAGTGGCCTCAAACATCATg GAGGTAAAGCTTTCCAGCCCAGACTACAGGGACTGCGACTCCACCGATGCCCTGGAAGACTTCATGAAGCGCATCCACTGTTACAAGTCCAGCTACCAGCCCCTGGACCCAGACAATTACGACAG GGACCTGTCCTTGATCAAGGTGACCGATGTTGGCCGGAGGTTTCTGGTGAACCGGGTGCAGGACCACATCCAAAGCCGGATTGTGTATTACCTAATGAATATACACGTGCAGCCACGCACCATATACTTGTGCCGTCATGGCGAGAGCGAGTCCAACTTGTCGGGGCACATTGGCGGAGACTCCGGGCTCTCTAACCGCGGCAAGAAG ttttctgcagcGCTGAAAAAGTTTGTAGAGGAGCAAAACCTTAAAGATCTCAAAGTGTGGACAAGCCAGCTGAAGAGAACCATCCAGACAGCCGAGGCCCTGAAACTGCCGTACGAACAGTGGAAGGCGCTGAACGAGATTGACGCG GGAATATGTGAGGAAATGACTTATGAAGAAATCAAGGAGGCTCACCCGGAGGAGTTTGCGTTACGGGATCACGACAAGTACTATTATCGCTACCCCTCCGGagag TCTTATCAGGACCTGGTGCAACGTTTAGAGCCGGTCATTATGGAGTTGGAGAGACAGGAGAACGTTTTAGTGATTTCTCACCAGGCTACCATGCGCTGTCTCTTGGCGTACTTCCTGGATAAGAGTGCAG atgaaATGCCCTACCTGAAATGCCCCTTGCATACTGTGCTCAAGCTCACTCCTGTGGCATATG GCTGCAGAGTCGAATCCATCTCTTTGAATGTGGAAGCTGTGAATACCCACCGGGAGCGATTGGAG GAAACCAAAAAGAGCCCTAATCCCCTCATGAGGCGGAATAGCATTACCCCTTTTGCAAGCCCAGAACCCACCAAAAAACTCCGAATCAACAGCTGTGAGGAGCATGTGGCATCCGACGCTGTAGGCttacctgtctgtctgtctgaagAGGCGCCCATCGCCTCCCCTCTGCCTGCACAG atcGTGAGAGCCTCCAGGAATGGTCCGGACAATTCGGGGACATGCAGCCAGTTGACGAGCTAG
- the PFKFB3 gene encoding 6-phosphofructo-2-kinase/fructose-2,6-bisphosphatase 3 isoform X2 → MPMELTQNRIQKIWLPRDDRPALPRTSCGPQLTNSPTVIVMVGLPARGKTYISKKLTRYLNWVGVPTKVFNVGEYRREAVKHYSSYDFFRPDNEEAMKVRKQCALSALRDVKLYLTEEGGQNAVFDATNTTRERREMVVNFAKENGFKVFFIESVCNDPNVVASNIMEVKLSSPDYRDCDSTDALEDFMKRIHCYKSSYQPLDPDNYDRDLSLIKVTDVGRRFLVNRVQDHIQSRIVYYLMNIHVQPRTIYLCRHGESESNLSGHIGGDSGLSNRGKKFSAALKKFVEEQNLKDLKVWTSQLKRTIQTAEALKLPYEQWKALNEIDAGICEEMTYEEIKEAHPEEFALRDHDKYYYRYPSGESYQDLVQRLEPVIMELERQENVLVISHQATMRCLLAYFLDKSADEMPYLKCPLHTVLKLTPVAYGCRVESISLNVEAVNTHRERLEETKKSPNPLMRRNSITPFASPEPTKKLRINSCEEHVASDAVGLPVCLSEEAPIASPLPAQPLLVKACLS, encoded by the exons CTTGTGGGCCGCAGCTCACCAACTCCCCCACTGTGATTGTCATGGTTGGCCTGCCTGCGCGTGGGAAGACCTATATCTCCAAGAAATTGACACGCTACCTTAACTGGGTTGGCGTCCCGACCAAAG TTTTCAATGTAGGGGAATATCGCCGGGAAGCTGTGAAGCACTATAGTTCCTATGACTTCTTCCGCCCAGACAATGAAGAGGCCATGAAAGTAAGAAA ACAATGTGCCTTATCTGCCTTGAGAGATGTGAAGTTGTACCTGACGGAAGAAGGCGGCCAGAATGCA GTCTTCGATGCCACAAACACAaccagggagaggagagaaatggttGTTAACTTTGCCAAAGAGAACGGATTCAAG GTGTTCTTCATAGAGTCCGTTTGCAATGACCCAAATGTAGTGGCCTCAAACATCATg GAGGTAAAGCTTTCCAGCCCAGACTACAGGGACTGCGACTCCACCGATGCCCTGGAAGACTTCATGAAGCGCATCCACTGTTACAAGTCCAGCTACCAGCCCCTGGACCCAGACAATTACGACAG GGACCTGTCCTTGATCAAGGTGACCGATGTTGGCCGGAGGTTTCTGGTGAACCGGGTGCAGGACCACATCCAAAGCCGGATTGTGTATTACCTAATGAATATACACGTGCAGCCACGCACCATATACTTGTGCCGTCATGGCGAGAGCGAGTCCAACTTGTCGGGGCACATTGGCGGAGACTCCGGGCTCTCTAACCGCGGCAAGAAG ttttctgcagcGCTGAAAAAGTTTGTAGAGGAGCAAAACCTTAAAGATCTCAAAGTGTGGACAAGCCAGCTGAAGAGAACCATCCAGACAGCCGAGGCCCTGAAACTGCCGTACGAACAGTGGAAGGCGCTGAACGAGATTGACGCG GGAATATGTGAGGAAATGACTTATGAAGAAATCAAGGAGGCTCACCCGGAGGAGTTTGCGTTACGGGATCACGACAAGTACTATTATCGCTACCCCTCCGGagag TCTTATCAGGACCTGGTGCAACGTTTAGAGCCGGTCATTATGGAGTTGGAGAGACAGGAGAACGTTTTAGTGATTTCTCACCAGGCTACCATGCGCTGTCTCTTGGCGTACTTCCTGGATAAGAGTGCAG atgaaATGCCCTACCTGAAATGCCCCTTGCATACTGTGCTCAAGCTCACTCCTGTGGCATATG GCTGCAGAGTCGAATCCATCTCTTTGAATGTGGAAGCTGTGAATACCCACCGGGAGCGATTGGAG GAAACCAAAAAGAGCCCTAATCCCCTCATGAGGCGGAATAGCATTACCCCTTTTGCAAGCCCAGAACCCACCAAAAAACTCCGAATCAACAGCTGTGAGGAGCATGTGGCATCCGACGCTGTAGGCttacctgtctgtctgtctgaagAGGCGCCCATCGCCTCCCCTCTGCCTGCACAG CCTTTACTAGTGAAGGCTTGTCT atcGTGA
- the PFKFB3 gene encoding 6-phosphofructo-2-kinase/fructose-2,6-bisphosphatase 3 isoform X1 — MPMELTQNRIQKIWLPRDDRPALPRTSCGPQLTNSPTVIVMVGLPARGKTYISKKLTRYLNWVGVPTKVFNVGEYRREAVKHYSSYDFFRPDNEEAMKVRKQCALSALRDVKLYLTEEGGQNAVFDATNTTRERREMVVNFAKENGFKVFFIESVCNDPNVVASNIMEVKLSSPDYRDCDSTDALEDFMKRIHCYKSSYQPLDPDNYDRDLSLIKVTDVGRRFLVNRVQDHIQSRIVYYLMNIHVQPRTIYLCRHGESESNLSGHIGGDSGLSNRGKKFSAALKKFVEEQNLKDLKVWTSQLKRTIQTAEALKLPYEQWKALNEIDAGICEEMTYEEIKEAHPEEFALRDHDKYYYRYPSGESYQDLVQRLEPVIMELERQENVLVISHQATMRCLLAYFLDKSADEMPYLKCPLHTVLKLTPVAYGCRVESISLNVEAVNTHRERLEETKKSPNPLMRRNSITPFASPEPTKKLRINSCEEHVASDAVGLPVCLSEEAPIASPLPAQIVRASRNGPDNSGTCSQLTS; from the exons CTTGTGGGCCGCAGCTCACCAACTCCCCCACTGTGATTGTCATGGTTGGCCTGCCTGCGCGTGGGAAGACCTATATCTCCAAGAAATTGACACGCTACCTTAACTGGGTTGGCGTCCCGACCAAAG TTTTCAATGTAGGGGAATATCGCCGGGAAGCTGTGAAGCACTATAGTTCCTATGACTTCTTCCGCCCAGACAATGAAGAGGCCATGAAAGTAAGAAA ACAATGTGCCTTATCTGCCTTGAGAGATGTGAAGTTGTACCTGACGGAAGAAGGCGGCCAGAATGCA GTCTTCGATGCCACAAACACAaccagggagaggagagaaatggttGTTAACTTTGCCAAAGAGAACGGATTCAAG GTGTTCTTCATAGAGTCCGTTTGCAATGACCCAAATGTAGTGGCCTCAAACATCATg GAGGTAAAGCTTTCCAGCCCAGACTACAGGGACTGCGACTCCACCGATGCCCTGGAAGACTTCATGAAGCGCATCCACTGTTACAAGTCCAGCTACCAGCCCCTGGACCCAGACAATTACGACAG GGACCTGTCCTTGATCAAGGTGACCGATGTTGGCCGGAGGTTTCTGGTGAACCGGGTGCAGGACCACATCCAAAGCCGGATTGTGTATTACCTAATGAATATACACGTGCAGCCACGCACCATATACTTGTGCCGTCATGGCGAGAGCGAGTCCAACTTGTCGGGGCACATTGGCGGAGACTCCGGGCTCTCTAACCGCGGCAAGAAG ttttctgcagcGCTGAAAAAGTTTGTAGAGGAGCAAAACCTTAAAGATCTCAAAGTGTGGACAAGCCAGCTGAAGAGAACCATCCAGACAGCCGAGGCCCTGAAACTGCCGTACGAACAGTGGAAGGCGCTGAACGAGATTGACGCG GGAATATGTGAGGAAATGACTTATGAAGAAATCAAGGAGGCTCACCCGGAGGAGTTTGCGTTACGGGATCACGACAAGTACTATTATCGCTACCCCTCCGGagag TCTTATCAGGACCTGGTGCAACGTTTAGAGCCGGTCATTATGGAGTTGGAGAGACAGGAGAACGTTTTAGTGATTTCTCACCAGGCTACCATGCGCTGTCTCTTGGCGTACTTCCTGGATAAGAGTGCAG atgaaATGCCCTACCTGAAATGCCCCTTGCATACTGTGCTCAAGCTCACTCCTGTGGCATATG GCTGCAGAGTCGAATCCATCTCTTTGAATGTGGAAGCTGTGAATACCCACCGGGAGCGATTGGAG GAAACCAAAAAGAGCCCTAATCCCCTCATGAGGCGGAATAGCATTACCCCTTTTGCAAGCCCAGAACCCACCAAAAAACTCCGAATCAACAGCTGTGAGGAGCATGTGGCATCCGACGCTGTAGGCttacctgtctgtctgtctgaagAGGCGCCCATCGCCTCCCCTCTGCCTGCACAG atcGTGAGAGCCTCCAGGAATGGTCCGGACAATTCGGGGACATGCAGCCAGTTGACGAGCTAG
- the PFKFB3 gene encoding 6-phosphofructo-2-kinase/fructose-2,6-bisphosphatase 3 isoform X4 — translation MVGLPARGKTYISKKLTRYLNWVGVPTKVFNVGEYRREAVKHYSSYDFFRPDNEEAMKVRKQCALSALRDVKLYLTEEGGQNAVFDATNTTRERREMVVNFAKENGFKVFFIESVCNDPNVVASNIMEVKLSSPDYRDCDSTDALEDFMKRIHCYKSSYQPLDPDNYDRDLSLIKVTDVGRRFLVNRVQDHIQSRIVYYLMNIHVQPRTIYLCRHGESESNLSGHIGGDSGLSNRGKKFSAALKKFVEEQNLKDLKVWTSQLKRTIQTAEALKLPYEQWKALNEIDAGICEEMTYEEIKEAHPEEFALRDHDKYYYRYPSGESYQDLVQRLEPVIMELERQENVLVISHQATMRCLLAYFLDKSADEMPYLKCPLHTVLKLTPVAYGCRVESISLNVEAVNTHRERLEETKKSPNPLMRRNSITPFASPEPTKKLRINSCEEHVASDAVGLPVCLSEEAPIASPLPAQIVRASRNGPDNSGTCSQLTS, via the exons ATGGTTGGCCTGCCTGCGCGTGGGAAGACCTATATCTCCAAGAAATTGACACGCTACCTTAACTGGGTTGGCGTCCCGACCAAAG TTTTCAATGTAGGGGAATATCGCCGGGAAGCTGTGAAGCACTATAGTTCCTATGACTTCTTCCGCCCAGACAATGAAGAGGCCATGAAAGTAAGAAA ACAATGTGCCTTATCTGCCTTGAGAGATGTGAAGTTGTACCTGACGGAAGAAGGCGGCCAGAATGCA GTCTTCGATGCCACAAACACAaccagggagaggagagaaatggttGTTAACTTTGCCAAAGAGAACGGATTCAAG GTGTTCTTCATAGAGTCCGTTTGCAATGACCCAAATGTAGTGGCCTCAAACATCATg GAGGTAAAGCTTTCCAGCCCAGACTACAGGGACTGCGACTCCACCGATGCCCTGGAAGACTTCATGAAGCGCATCCACTGTTACAAGTCCAGCTACCAGCCCCTGGACCCAGACAATTACGACAG GGACCTGTCCTTGATCAAGGTGACCGATGTTGGCCGGAGGTTTCTGGTGAACCGGGTGCAGGACCACATCCAAAGCCGGATTGTGTATTACCTAATGAATATACACGTGCAGCCACGCACCATATACTTGTGCCGTCATGGCGAGAGCGAGTCCAACTTGTCGGGGCACATTGGCGGAGACTCCGGGCTCTCTAACCGCGGCAAGAAG ttttctgcagcGCTGAAAAAGTTTGTAGAGGAGCAAAACCTTAAAGATCTCAAAGTGTGGACAAGCCAGCTGAAGAGAACCATCCAGACAGCCGAGGCCCTGAAACTGCCGTACGAACAGTGGAAGGCGCTGAACGAGATTGACGCG GGAATATGTGAGGAAATGACTTATGAAGAAATCAAGGAGGCTCACCCGGAGGAGTTTGCGTTACGGGATCACGACAAGTACTATTATCGCTACCCCTCCGGagag TCTTATCAGGACCTGGTGCAACGTTTAGAGCCGGTCATTATGGAGTTGGAGAGACAGGAGAACGTTTTAGTGATTTCTCACCAGGCTACCATGCGCTGTCTCTTGGCGTACTTCCTGGATAAGAGTGCAG atgaaATGCCCTACCTGAAATGCCCCTTGCATACTGTGCTCAAGCTCACTCCTGTGGCATATG GCTGCAGAGTCGAATCCATCTCTTTGAATGTGGAAGCTGTGAATACCCACCGGGAGCGATTGGAG GAAACCAAAAAGAGCCCTAATCCCCTCATGAGGCGGAATAGCATTACCCCTTTTGCAAGCCCAGAACCCACCAAAAAACTCCGAATCAACAGCTGTGAGGAGCATGTGGCATCCGACGCTGTAGGCttacctgtctgtctgtctgaagAGGCGCCCATCGCCTCCCCTCTGCCTGCACAG atcGTGAGAGCCTCCAGGAATGGTCCGGACAATTCGGGGACATGCAGCCAGTTGACGAGCTAG